The sequence GACTGTGTCAATGATGGTGACGATAAGAATGTTGCGGTGCCCAAGGCGAGTGCGTCGCCGTCGTATGTTTTCCGGGTGAACCGGGACCTGGTGGTCCTGAATGATGTGAATTCGGGGAATGTGTGGTTGGTGAACCAGAACATGCAGCTGGTGAACAACTGGGACGACGTCATCCCACCGCAGCAGACCTCGGACGACGCCGACAAGGACTCCGCCGACGAGGTCCAGCAGACCGTCCTGCCGGACCGCACCAAACCCAACAGCGCCCCCGTGGCCAAGCCCGACCAGTTCGGCATCCGCGCCGGGAAGACCACCATCCTGCCCGTCCTGGACAACGACTCCGACCCCGACGGCGACGTCCTCACTGTCCGAACCCCCGAAGGCGTCAAAACGGGCGCAGTCTCGCCCATCTATGGCTCCACGGGCCTGCAGGTCGCCGTGCCCGCCGACAAGGCCGGCAGTGAGACCTTCAAGTACACCGTGGACGACGGCCGCGGCCTGTCAGCGTCGGCGGACATAACGCTCAACGTCATCCCGCCCGGCATCAACACTGCGCCGCGGCAAAAGCCCAACCGGAACACCACGCTGGTGGTCCAGTCAGGCAAGTCGGTCACGCAAAACATCCTTCCGGACTGGATGGACCCCGACGGCGATGACCTGTTCGCCGTCTCCGTGTCCAGCAGCGATCCGCTGGACCAGGCCCGGATCCGCCCGGACGGCCAGCTGACTTTCCAGGATTCCGGTGCCGCCCCGGGCCGGAAGGTCCTCACCGTGTCGGTCTCCGACGGCCAGTCCACCGCGGAAGGGAAAGTCACCGTCGACGTCAGGAGCCCAGGGGCCCTGCCGCCCATCGCCAACGCCGACCACATAGTGGCCGTTGCCGGCACCGACACCGTCATCACCCCGCTCAAGAACGATTCGGACCCGCAGGGCGGGACGCTGCGGCTGGCGCAGGCCACCCCGGACGCCGAGACTACGGCAACCCTGAACCCGGACCAGCAGACGTTCACCTTCAACTCCCGGACCCTTGGTGCCCACTACGTCAGCTACCTGGTGACCAACGGACCGGCCAGCGCACAGCAGCTGGTGCGCGTTGACGTGGTGCCTGGCACCGACGAGGGCGCCCCGGTGGCCGTCCGGGACACCGCGCTGCTCCCCACCGGCGGGGATGTCCTGGTGGATGTCCTGGGCAACGACTCGGACCCCTCGGGCGGCGTGCTGGTGGTGCAGTCCGTGACGGCCGACGCCGGACTGCCGGTCAGCGTGGCCGTGCTGGACCACTCGGTGGTAAGGATCACCGACATCCGCGCCGAGGGCCAGCTGACGGTCCGGTACACCGTGTCCAATGGCCGGTCCTCCGCCACCGGCGAGATCGCGGTGCTGATGGTTCCCGCCCCGGCCAAGCTCCAGGCACCCCAGGCAAAGCCGGACGAAGCAACGGTCCGGGCCAACGACGTCGTCACTGTTCCCGTCCTGGCCAACGACGCCGACCCCAACGGATCAAAGCTCACCCTCCTCCCGGACCTGGCCCAACAGCCCGATGCAGCCGACGGACGAATGTTCGTGGCGGGAGACCAGCTGCGGTTCGTGGCCGGGCCCGAGGCGAAAACGGTGTACGCCATCTACAAGGTTCAGAACGCCTCCGGGCAGGTGGACTCGCAGCAGGTGACCATCCGCATCCGCGCCCGGGACGATGACCGGAACACCCGGCCCGAGCCCCGAAACCTGACCGCGCGCGTGGTGGCCGGGATGACCGTCAAGGTCCCCGTGCCGCTGGACGGCATCGACGCAGACGGCGACTCCGTCCAGCTCATCGGCATCGACAAGGCACCCGCCATGGGAACCGCCGTGGTGCGCGACGGCTACCTGGAGTTCACAGCCGCCGGGGACGCTGCCGGCACCGACAGCTTCACCTACCGGGTCCGGGACCGGATCGGCGCCGAAAACACCGGCACAGTCATTGTCGGCATCGCCCCGCCGGAGGCCAACAACCAGAAACCCATCGCGGTGGATGACGCCGTGGACGTCCGGCCCGGCCGCAAGGTTGCCGTGGAGGCCCTGGCGAACGATTCAGACCCCGACGGCGACCCGCTCAGCCTGGTTTCCGACGGGTTCGAGGCCAGGCCCGACCTGCAGGTTGAGGCAACGGACGCTGCCAAAGTGCTGTTCACCGCCCCGGGCACCGCCGGCAACGAAAGCATCAGCTACCGCATCCAGGACGACAAGAAGGCCTCCGCCAGCGCCGTGATCCGGGTCCGGATCAGCCCGGACGCCGAACTCAAGCGCCCTGCGGCCAAGGACGACCACGTGACGGTGGCCGAAACCCTCGGCAAGACCGCGGTGGACGTCCCCGTCCTGAAGAACGACTCCGATGCCGACGGCGTGGCCTCCGAGTTGAAGGTCAGCCTTCCCGACGGCAACCCGAACGCCCGGCCCGGCGGCTCTGGCAACGTAGTGGTGACTCTCACCCCGGAAGACCAGCTGATCCCCTACACGGTCACGGACGTCGACGGCCTCACCTCCACCGCCCTGATGTGGATCCCGGGCCAGGGCGCGCAGTACCCCACCCTCGCCAAGACCGACCCCGTTGAGGTCATGTCCGGCAAGGACGTCACCCTGGACCTGTCCGAATACGTCCGGGTCCGCAGCGGCCGCAGCGCCCGGATCACCGTGGCCGACTCCGTCCGCGTCCAGGGCGGCTCCCCGGATGGCATCATCCAGTCCGACGGCAAAGCCCTGCGCTTCGCCGCCAGACCGGACTATGTGGGCCCGGGCTCCATCACCTTCGAAGTAACGGACGGCTCCGGACCTGACGACGCCGACGGCCTGAAATCCACCCTGGTCATCATGACCAAGGTGGTCCCGGACCCCAACGCCAACCACCCGCCCACGTTCAGCGGCACCTCCGTGGACGTCCCCAAGGCCGAAACGGCAACGGTGGACCTCGCCGGACTGGCCAAGGACGTGGACGAACGGGACAAGGACAACCTCCGCTTCGAACTGGACGGGACGCTTCCTGCCGGCTTCAGCGCAAAGGTCGACGGCGCCACGCTCGCCATCACTGCCGATGGTTCCCTTGGCATCGGCGTCACCGGGAACATCCAAGTGAAGGTCACCGACGGCAGGTCACCCGCCGTGGGCGCCACCATCGCCGCACGACACGTAGCATCCAACCGGCCCCTGCCAGTGGCCAACGACGATGCTGTGGACAAGGCCAACGCAGGAAAGACGGAACAGGTCAACGTCCTGGCCAACGACTTCAACCCTTTCCCGGATACGCCCCTGCGGATCGTGGGCGCCACCGTGGAGACGGGCGCCGCAGCAGGCCAGCCGTCCGTGTCGGGGGACAGCATCACCGTTACCCCGGCTGACGGGTACAAGGGCGTCATGGTGGTCCGCTACACCGTGGCCGACAAGACGGGCGATCTGTCCCGCCAGGTGGACGGCCGCCTGCGCCTCACCGTCCGCGGCAAACCCGACGCACCCTCTGCCCCCAGCGCCACCGACGTCCGCAGCCGAACCGCCGTGCTCAAGTGGGCGCCGCCGTCGGACAACGGCGCTCCCATCACCGGGTACACCGTCCGCTCGAACCACGGCTTCGAACAGAAGTGCCCCACCACCACCTGTACGTTGAGCGGGCTCACCAACAACGTGAAGTACGTATTCACGGTGCTGGCCACCAACGAAGTGGGGGACTCGCAGGCCTCGCCGCAGTCCAATGAAATCCGGCCTGACGAGAAGCCATCGCCACCGGAAGCCCCAACCGTGAAGGCGGGGGACAAGACCATGGCCATCACCTGGCCCGCGGCGAAAACCGAGGGCTCGCCGGTGAAGCACTACAACCTGGAGATCTCACCGCCACCGGCCAGCGGGGCAGCCCTCAAGAACGAGGTCGCCGGGCTGAACTACACCTGGACCGGCCTCACCAATGGCGTGAAGTACAAGGTGCGCG comes from Pseudarthrobacter sp. NIBRBAC000502770 and encodes:
- a CDS encoding Ig-like domain-containing protein — its product is MTRLGQTRAQNPSSAAPRWRRLPRSRWFTGTAFGAVVAVVVTGAVLYPGFKTTEVELNDGGVWVVSKSKNAVGRLNYPSRVLDGAVTPASSTFDVLQHAGEVFVDDETGSTLNQVSPANMRLGGDKQLPGAADVSFGARTISVTDAASGKVWAVSPATVNGFDKEASEPVLVGSAGLVSVVGSDDRIYSADPKTGSVTVTGVDAEGGVASSESSTWDGLKGAGDLQMTVVGDQPVVLDAAAGNLFLPGGKRLQLENARDAKLQQAGPDSDFVALATRKALLKQPLDGGTATTVGFDGEGVPAAPVQLGGCVHAAWSGANKYVRDCVNDGDDKNVAVPKASASPSYVFRVNRDLVVLNDVNSGNVWLVNQNMQLVNNWDDVIPPQQTSDDADKDSADEVQQTVLPDRTKPNSAPVAKPDQFGIRAGKTTILPVLDNDSDPDGDVLTVRTPEGVKTGAVSPIYGSTGLQVAVPADKAGSETFKYTVDDGRGLSASADITLNVIPPGINTAPRQKPNRNTTLVVQSGKSVTQNILPDWMDPDGDDLFAVSVSSSDPLDQARIRPDGQLTFQDSGAAPGRKVLTVSVSDGQSTAEGKVTVDVRSPGALPPIANADHIVAVAGTDTVITPLKNDSDPQGGTLRLAQATPDAETTATLNPDQQTFTFNSRTLGAHYVSYLVTNGPASAQQLVRVDVVPGTDEGAPVAVRDTALLPTGGDVLVDVLGNDSDPSGGVLVVQSVTADAGLPVSVAVLDHSVVRITDIRAEGQLTVRYTVSNGRSSATGEIAVLMVPAPAKLQAPQAKPDEATVRANDVVTVPVLANDADPNGSKLTLLPDLAQQPDAADGRMFVAGDQLRFVAGPEAKTVYAIYKVQNASGQVDSQQVTIRIRARDDDRNTRPEPRNLTARVVAGMTVKVPVPLDGIDADGDSVQLIGIDKAPAMGTAVVRDGYLEFTAAGDAAGTDSFTYRVRDRIGAENTGTVIVGIAPPEANNQKPIAVDDAVDVRPGRKVAVEALANDSDPDGDPLSLVSDGFEARPDLQVEATDAAKVLFTAPGTAGNESISYRIQDDKKASASAVIRVRISPDAELKRPAAKDDHVTVAETLGKTAVDVPVLKNDSDADGVASELKVSLPDGNPNARPGGSGNVVVTLTPEDQLIPYTVTDVDGLTSTALMWIPGQGAQYPTLAKTDPVEVMSGKDVTLDLSEYVRVRSGRSARITVADSVRVQGGSPDGIIQSDGKALRFAARPDYVGPGSITFEVTDGSGPDDADGLKSTLVIMTKVVPDPNANHPPTFSGTSVDVPKAETATVDLAGLAKDVDERDKDNLRFELDGTLPAGFSAKVDGATLAITADGSLGIGVTGNIQVKVTDGRSPAVGATIAARHVASNRPLPVANDDAVDKANAGKTEQVNVLANDFNPFPDTPLRIVGATVETGAAAGQPSVSGDSITVTPADGYKGVMVVRYTVADKTGDLSRQVDGRLRLTVRGKPDAPSAPSATDVRSRTAVLKWAPPSDNGAPITGYTVRSNHGFEQKCPTTTCTLSGLTNNVKYVFTVLATNEVGDSQASPQSNEIRPDEKPSPPEAPTVKAGDKTMAITWPAAKTEGSPVKHYNLEISPPPASGAALKNEVAGLNYTWTGLTNGVKYKVRAQAVNELGASDWGTYSAEDNPAGVPAAPAAPASAVAASVGTQNQLRVTWAEPNTNGDPISTYYVTMSGGNAPAQTQTVPGNVRTANFTANNSEAAYTFTVQAENKAGKGAVSPPSAPRRATGKLATVSGVTATPANTGGAGRAVTVDFRKLTAAERNGSAENEVSYSYNASNGARGPITPGQTIGGFTNGNAVSITVVANSTVAPSSDGSAPATATPYGSPGTPSASGQNGGVNQKSATLNWSSPSTSTNDVAQTRIKINNGGWENVAPSGSRTVNTANFGDTVTIAVQTFNSVGTGSAVVTASATAGKQGLWETRIKTSDPNFVRSCTFTLGGSNYRPSPYFDCDGVNADSPPWFYKADQDRIMVACWIDQSDNWSGNGIVRWWRVESGSARNVGRYVIAGHTTLADPAGLGAPHC